In Caretta caretta isolate rCarCar2 chromosome 4, rCarCar1.hap1, whole genome shotgun sequence, one genomic interval encodes:
- the LOC125635231 gene encoding LOW QUALITY PROTEIN: alcohol dehydrogenase 1-like (The sequence of the model RefSeq protein was modified relative to this genomic sequence to represent the inferred CDS: inserted 4 bases in 3 codons): MSFGGLSDSQNLMPHKTSRFXHFLWIVSTFSEYTVVPDSALARIVVAAPRDGFCLXCGFSTGYGAAINTPKVKPGSTCAIFGLGGVGLSVVVGCKAAGPSRIIGIDINKDTFAKARELGATECINPQDFKKPIQEVLVEMTGHGVDDSFEVTGCVATMAATLASCHMGSGRCMMIGTHSLXISFDPMLPFTGHPWEESLNGAWR; the protein is encoded by the exons ATGTCTTTTGGCGGCCTCTCTGATTCACAGAACCTCATGCCACACAAGACCAGCAGAT ACCATTTCCTGTGGATCGTCAGCACCTTCTCAGAATACACAGTTGTGCCTGATTCTGCCCTAGCAAGAATTGTTGTTGCTGCTCCTCGGGATggattctgtc tctgtggatTTTCCACTGGTTATGGGGCTGCCATTAATACTCCCAAA GTTAAACCTGGTTCAACTTGTGCCATCTTCGGTTTGGGAGGAGTTGGCCTCTCCGTTGTTGTTGGCTGTAAGGCAGCTGGTCCTTCCCGGATCATTGGGATCGACATCAACAAAGATACATTTGCCAAGGCTAGAGAGTTAggagccactgaatgcatcaatCCTCAGGACTTCAAGAAACCTATTCAGGAGGTGCTGGTTGAGATGACTGGGCATGGTGTGGACGATTCTTTTGAAGTTACTGGATGCGTAGCTACTATG GCAGCTACCTTGGCATCCTGCCACATGGGCTCTGGAAGGTGTATGATGATTGGAACACATTCTTT GATATCCTTTGACCCTATGCTGCCATTCACTGGACATCCCTGGGAAGAGAGTCTTAATGGCGCATGGAGATAA